From Pseudomonas vanderleydeniana, the proteins below share one genomic window:
- a CDS encoding MaoC family dehydratase, with protein sequence MPYVPVAQLKDYVGKELGRSEWLTIDQERINLFAEATGDYQFIHVDPVKAAQTPFGSTIAHGFLSLSLMPKLMEDILILPEGLKMVVNYGLDSVRFIQPVKVDSRVRLKVDLVEVTEKKPGQWLLKAVATLEIDGQEKPAYIAEPLSLCFV encoded by the coding sequence ATGCCCTATGTACCCGTAGCGCAACTCAAAGACTATGTCGGCAAGGAACTGGGACGTTCCGAATGGCTCACCATCGACCAGGAGCGGATCAACCTGTTCGCGGAAGCCACCGGCGATTATCAGTTCATCCACGTCGATCCGGTCAAGGCCGCGCAAACCCCATTCGGCAGCACCATCGCCCACGGCTTTCTCTCGCTGTCGCTGATGCCCAAGCTGATGGAAGACATCCTGATCCTGCCCGAAGGCTTGAAGATGGTCGTCAACTACGGGCTGGACAGCGTGCGCTTCATCCAGCCGGTCAAGGTCGACTCCCGGGTACGGCTCAAGGTCGACCTGGTCGAGGTGACCGAGAAAAAACCCGGCCAGTGGCTGCTCAAGGCCGTCGCCACACTGGAAATCGACGGTCAGGAAAAACCGGCCTACATCGCCGAACCCCTATCGCTCTGCTTCGTCTGA
- a CDS encoding CidA/LrgA family protein — protein MLLRGLTWLVLFQLLGTAINHLCVPMLPGPIIGLLLLLAFLLIRGGVGAPLNEAATSLLRYLPLLLVPPAVGVMVYAREIAADFWAIAGSLVLSVLISMALVGVLMNWLIRRKDRQGGEQ, from the coding sequence ATGTTGCTGCGCGGCCTGACTTGGCTGGTGCTGTTTCAGTTGCTTGGCACGGCTATCAACCATTTGTGTGTACCGATGTTGCCAGGGCCGATCATCGGCCTGCTTCTACTGCTGGCATTCCTGTTGATCCGCGGCGGAGTCGGGGCGCCGCTGAACGAGGCCGCGACCAGCCTGCTGCGCTACCTGCCGTTGCTGCTGGTGCCGCCGGCCGTGGGCGTGATGGTCTATGCCCGCGAGATCGCCGCGGACTTCTGGGCCATTGCCGGTTCGCTGGTGCTGTCGGTACTGATTTCCATGGCGCTGGTCGGGGTGTTGATGAACTGGTTGATCCGCCGCAAGGATCGACAGGGGGGCGAGCAATGA
- a CDS encoding LrgB family protein, translating to MTVDWQGAWAAVIHHPLFGIGITLGAYQLVLAGFEKTRWIFLQPVLASMALVVGVLLLCGLDYAEYRKSTEILGILLGPATVALAVPLYLNLRRIRQLFWPIFTTLVIGGVIATGLCVLLGWWFGAEPRMLMTMAPKSVTSPIAMLVAEQIGGVAALAAVFVLITGVIGAIAGPAMLTRLGVLRPEARGMALGMTAHAVGTSVALQESDECGAFAALAMSLMGVSTAVLLPLIVTWMV from the coding sequence ATGACCGTGGACTGGCAAGGCGCCTGGGCCGCGGTGATTCACCACCCGCTGTTCGGTATCGGGATCACCCTGGGCGCCTATCAACTGGTGCTGGCAGGGTTCGAGAAAACCCGCTGGATCTTCCTGCAACCGGTACTGGCGTCGATGGCGCTGGTAGTGGGGGTGCTGCTGTTGTGTGGCCTCGATTATGCCGAGTACCGCAAGAGCACCGAGATTCTCGGCATCCTGCTCGGCCCGGCAACTGTTGCCCTGGCGGTGCCCTTGTACCTGAACCTGCGGCGGATCCGGCAGTTGTTCTGGCCGATTTTTACTACGCTGGTGATTGGCGGCGTGATCGCCACCGGGCTGTGTGTCCTGCTGGGATGGTGGTTCGGCGCCGAGCCGCGGATGCTGATGACCATGGCGCCGAAGTCGGTGACCTCGCCCATCGCCATGCTGGTCGCCGAACAGATCGGTGGCGTGGCGGCCCTGGCCGCGGTGTTCGTGCTGATCACCGGGGTGATCGGGGCGATTGCCGGCCCTGCGATGCTGACGCGGCTCGGGGTGTTGCGGCCCGAGGCCCGCGGCATGGCCCTGGGCATGACCGCCCATGCGGTGGGCACCTCGGTGGCGCTGCAGGAAAGCGACGAATGTGGCGCTTTCGCGGCGTTGGCGATGAGCTTGATGGGCGTGTCCACTGCGGTACTGTTGCCACTGATCGTGACCTGGATGGTTTAA
- a CDS encoding LON peptidase substrate-binding domain-containing protein has product MSLALFPLNTVLFPGCTLDLQIFEARYLDMISRCMKQGGGFGVVCILEGEEVGPAPQGFARIGCEALIRDFQQQDNGLLGIRVEGGRRFRVLGSEQQKDQLTVAEVEWLDEAPEQPLQDEDEDLVALLKALAEHPMVAALNMGVEACGQQSLANQLAYLLPFSDLDKIDLLELDDPQQRLDAIQELLDELQGELFA; this is encoded by the coding sequence ATGAGCCTGGCGCTGTTCCCCCTGAACACCGTGCTGTTCCCCGGCTGCACCCTCGACCTGCAGATCTTCGAGGCGCGTTATCTGGATATGATCAGCCGCTGCATGAAGCAGGGCGGCGGCTTTGGCGTGGTCTGCATTCTCGAGGGCGAGGAGGTCGGGCCGGCGCCACAGGGCTTTGCCCGGATCGGTTGCGAAGCGTTGATCCGTGATTTCCAGCAGCAGGACAATGGCCTGCTGGGCATTCGGGTCGAGGGTGGCCGGCGTTTTCGCGTGCTCGGCAGCGAGCAGCAGAAAGACCAGTTGACCGTCGCCGAGGTCGAGTGGCTGGACGAGGCTCCCGAGCAGCCGTTGCAGGATGAGGACGAGGACCTGGTGGCCCTGCTCAAGGCGTTGGCCGAGCACCCGATGGTCGCGGCGCTGAACATGGGCGTCGAAGCCTGCGGGCAGCAGTCGTTGGCGAACCAGCTGGCATACCTGTTGCCGTTTTCCGATCTGGACAAGATCGACCTGCTGGAGCTCGATGACCCGCAGCAGCGCCTGGACGCGATCCAGGAACTGCTCGACGAGTTGCAGGGCGAGCTGTTCGCCTAG
- a CDS encoding bifunctional DedA family/phosphatase PAP2 family protein gives MGPWLDSITGWLTANPQWLGLAVFVVACVECLAIAGIIVPGTVLLFAIAVLAGSGALPLGETLLLGFLGGLLGDGLSYTLGRRFHQNIRRLPGLRQHPEWMNGAESYFQRYGIASLLVGRFIGPLRPMLPMIAGMCDMPLPRFIGVSLIAAAGWSVAYLLPGWATGAAFRLPLPEGFWPQTAVVAAGLAALVGLCIHCSLKRHPRATLLISGLSLLLLVGLFIGYRHLQAFDQGLMSLVQEHRDKSLDMIAVVVTRLGDFRTQFTVAAVLTVLLLLIRQWRHALFFGGTLAVTAIGNTLTKHLFARMRPEVLSDPITSYSMPSGHSSGSFAFFLVLAVLAGRAQPPRMRVTWLLLGCLPAFAVALSRVYLGAHWPTDILAGALLAIAVLAASLTLSQRHLPLGSMPPRAWWLILPAAVALYGSHALWHIPQQLLRYAY, from the coding sequence ATGGGCCCATGGCTCGATAGCATCACCGGCTGGTTGACAGCCAACCCGCAGTGGCTGGGCCTGGCCGTATTCGTCGTGGCCTGCGTCGAATGCCTGGCCATCGCCGGCATCATCGTGCCCGGCACCGTGCTGCTGTTCGCCATCGCGGTCCTCGCCGGCAGTGGCGCCCTGCCCCTGGGTGAGACCCTGTTGCTGGGATTCCTCGGCGGCCTGCTGGGTGACGGACTCTCGTACACCCTCGGCCGCCGTTTTCACCAGAACATCCGCCGCCTGCCCGGCCTGCGTCAGCATCCGGAATGGATGAACGGCGCCGAGTCCTACTTCCAGCGCTACGGCATCGCCAGCCTGCTGGTGGGACGCTTCATCGGCCCATTGCGACCGATGCTGCCGATGATTGCCGGCATGTGCGACATGCCGCTGCCACGTTTCATCGGCGTCAGCCTGATTGCCGCCGCTGGCTGGTCGGTGGCCTACCTGCTGCCCGGCTGGGCCACCGGCGCGGCGTTCCGCCTGCCTCTGCCCGAAGGGTTCTGGCCGCAAACCGCGGTGGTCGCGGCGGGCCTGGCGGCGCTGGTCGGCCTGTGCATCCATTGCAGCCTCAAGCGCCATCCACGCGCCACGCTGCTGATTTCAGGCCTGAGCCTGTTGCTGCTGGTCGGCCTGTTCATCGGCTATCGGCACTTGCAGGCATTCGACCAGGGGCTGATGAGCCTGGTCCAGGAACACCGTGACAAGAGCCTCGACATGATCGCCGTGGTCGTCACCCGCCTGGGCGACTTCCGCACCCAGTTCACCGTCGCGGCGGTGCTCACGGTGTTGCTGCTGCTCATCCGCCAATGGCGGCACGCCTTGTTCTTCGGCGGCACGCTGGCCGTCACCGCCATCGGCAACACCCTCACCAAGCATCTGTTCGCACGCATGCGCCCGGAAGTGCTCAGCGACCCGATCACCAGCTACAGCATGCCCAGCGGCCACAGTTCGGGCTCGTTCGCGTTCTTCCTGGTACTGGCGGTGCTCGCCGGACGCGCGCAGCCACCGCGGATGCGCGTGACCTGGCTGCTGCTCGGCTGCCTGCCGGCATTCGCCGTGGCGTTGTCACGGGTCTACCTGGGCGCGCATTGGCCGACGGACATCCTGGCCGGGGCCCTGCTGGCGATTGCCGTTCTGGCTGCCAGCCTGACCCTGAGCCAGCGCCACCTGCCGTTGGGCAGCATGCCACCACGGGCCTGGTGGCTGATCCTGCCGGCCGCCGTGGCGCTGTACGGCTCACATGCGCTGTGGCACATACCTCAGCAACTGCTGCGGTACGCCTACTAG
- a CDS encoding DNA-3-methyladenine glycosylase yields MSNLTPLPLPNALPDSFFDRDAQLLARELLGKVIRHRVADLWLAARIIETEAYYFEEKGSHASLGYTEKRKALFLDGGHIYMYYARGGDSLNFSAHGPGNAVLIKSAYPWTDERSGPASLARMQLNNPDSQGRPRPAHKLCAGQTLLCRALELKVPIWDAKRFDPQRLFVEDVGNRPAPIIQTTRLGIPLGRDEHLMYRFVDAEFATCCTRNPLRRGQVEGRDYHLLS; encoded by the coding sequence ATGTCCAATCTGACCCCCCTCCCTCTGCCGAACGCCCTGCCAGACAGCTTTTTCGATCGTGATGCGCAGCTGCTCGCCCGCGAATTGCTGGGAAAAGTCATACGCCATCGGGTCGCAGACCTGTGGCTCGCGGCGCGCATCATAGAGACAGAAGCCTATTACTTCGAGGAAAAAGGCAGCCATGCCTCACTCGGCTATACAGAAAAGCGTAAGGCTTTGTTTCTGGATGGCGGACACATCTACATGTATTACGCCCGCGGAGGCGATTCGCTGAATTTCAGTGCCCACGGGCCGGGCAATGCGGTGCTGATCAAGTCGGCCTACCCCTGGACCGACGAGCGCTCCGGCCCCGCCAGCCTGGCACGGATGCAGTTGAACAACCCCGACAGCCAGGGCCGCCCGCGCCCGGCCCACAAGCTGTGCGCCGGCCAGACCCTGCTGTGCAGGGCGCTGGAGCTGAAGGTCCCGATCTGGGACGCCAAGCGCTTCGACCCGCAACGCCTGTTCGTCGAAGACGTCGGCAACCGGCCAGCACCGATCATCCAGACCACCCGCCTGGGCATCCCGCTGGGCCGGGACGAACACCTGATGTATCGCTTCGTCGATGCCGAATTTGCCACCTGCTGCACCCGCAACCCTTTGCGCCGGGGCCAGGTCGAAGGCAGGGATTACCACCTGCTCTCCTGA
- a CDS encoding glutamate-5-semialdehyde dehydrogenase produces MTESVLDYMTRLGHAAREASRVIGRASTAQKNRALHAAAAALDAARDELVAANELDLAAARANGLEPALVERLALTPARIDSMIVGLRQVASLPDPVGAIRDMSYRPSGIQVGKMRVPLGVVGIIYESRPNVTIDAASLCLKSGNATILRGGSEAINSNRAIAACIQRGLDEAGLPAAVVQVVEVTDRAAVGALISMPEYVDVIVPRGGKGLIERISRDARVPVIKHLDGICHVYVSAHADLDKARRIAFNAKTYRYGICGAMETLLVDKAVAEAFLPAMAEQFRAKGVELRGCERTRAIIEAVAATEEDWNTEYLAPILSIRVVDGLDMAVEHINGYGSHHTDSIVTEDLAESRRFMADVDSSSVMLNTPTCFADGFEYGLGAEIGISTDKLHARGPVGLEGLTCEKYIVVGDGQLRGQESI; encoded by the coding sequence ATGACCGAGTCCGTTCTTGACTACATGACCCGCCTGGGCCACGCAGCCCGCGAGGCTTCCCGCGTGATCGGCCGTGCCAGCACCGCGCAGAAGAACCGCGCGCTGCACGCCGCCGCCGCCGCGCTGGATGCCGCGCGTGACGAACTGGTCGCCGCCAATGAGCTCGACCTGGCCGCTGCCCGCGCCAATGGTCTGGAGCCGGCGCTGGTCGAGCGTCTGGCCCTGACGCCGGCGCGGATCGACAGCATGATCGTCGGCCTGCGCCAGGTGGCGAGCCTGCCGGACCCGGTCGGGGCGATCCGTGACATGAGCTACCGGCCGTCGGGTATCCAGGTCGGCAAGATGCGCGTTCCGCTGGGGGTCGTGGGAATCATCTACGAGTCGCGGCCGAACGTGACCATCGATGCCGCCAGCCTGTGCCTGAAGTCCGGCAATGCGACGATCCTGCGCGGCGGCTCCGAGGCGATCAACTCCAACCGTGCCATTGCCGCCTGCATCCAGCGCGGCCTGGACGAGGCCGGGCTGCCGGCCGCCGTGGTTCAGGTGGTGGAAGTCACCGATCGTGCCGCCGTCGGCGCGTTGATCAGCATGCCCGAATACGTCGACGTGATCGTGCCGCGTGGTGGCAAGGGCCTGATCGAACGGATCAGCCGCGACGCCCGGGTACCGGTGATCAAGCACCTGGACGGTATCTGCCACGTCTATGTCAGCGCCCACGCCGACCTGGACAAGGCCCGGCGCATCGCCTTCAACGCCAAGACCTATCGCTATGGCATCTGCGGCGCCATGGAAACCCTGCTGGTGGACAAGGCCGTTGCCGAGGCCTTCCTGCCGGCCATGGCCGAGCAGTTCCGCGCCAAGGGCGTCGAGTTGCGTGGCTGCGAGCGGACCCGGGCGATCATCGAGGCCGTTGCAGCGACCGAAGAGGACTGGAACACCGAATACTTGGCGCCGATCCTGTCGATCCGCGTCGTCGATGGCCTGGACATGGCCGTCGAGCACATCAACGGCTACGGTTCGCATCACACCGACTCGATCGTCACCGAGGACCTGGCCGAATCCCGCCGATTCATGGCCGACGTCGATTCCAGCTCGGTGATGCTCAACACCCCGACCTGCTTCGCCGATGGCTTCGAGTACGGATTGGGTGCCGAGATCGGCATTTCTACTGATAAGCTGCACGCCCGCGGACCGGTCGGTCTGGAAGGCCTGACCTGCGAGAAGTACATCGTGGTCGGTGACGGGCAGCTGCGTGGCCAGGAGTCGATCTGA
- the nadD gene encoding nicotinate-nucleotide adenylyltransferase — protein sequence MPPREVPPRRIGVLGGTFDPVHIGHLRSALEVAELMELDELRLMPSARPPHRDTPQVSALDRLAMVDCAVAGIAPLVVDDRELQRDKPSYTIDTLELMRAELAAEDQVFLLLGWDAFCGLPNWHRWEELLLHCHILVLQRPDADSEPPDALRNLLAARSVSDPRALPGPGGHITFVWQTPLAVSATQIRQLLASGKSVRFLVPDAVLAYIDAHGLYRASN from the coding sequence GTGCCCCCTCGCGAAGTTCCACCTCGGCGCATCGGTGTGCTCGGTGGAACCTTCGACCCGGTGCACATCGGCCACTTGCGCAGTGCCCTGGAAGTCGCGGAACTGATGGAACTCGATGAGTTGCGCCTGATGCCCAGCGCACGCCCACCTCATCGCGACACCCCGCAGGTGTCGGCGCTCGACCGGTTGGCGATGGTCGACTGTGCGGTGGCCGGTATCGCGCCGTTGGTGGTCGACGACCGGGAGCTGCAACGGGACAAGCCGTCCTACACTATCGACACCCTGGAACTCATGCGGGCCGAGCTGGCCGCCGAGGACCAGGTGTTTCTGTTGCTGGGCTGGGACGCATTCTGCGGCCTGCCCAACTGGCATCGCTGGGAGGAGTTGCTCCTGCATTGCCACATCCTGGTGCTGCAACGCCCGGATGCCGACAGTGAGCCGCCGGATGCCTTGCGCAACCTGCTGGCCGCTCGGTCGGTGAGTGACCCAAGGGCCCTGCCGGGGCCTGGCGGGCATATTACATTCGTCTGGCAGACACCCCTCGCGGTGTCGGCCACCCAGATCCGTCAACTGCTGGCCAGCGGTAAGTCGGTACGTTTCCTGGTGCCTGACGCGGTCCTGGCCTATATCGATGCGCACGGTCTGTACCGTGCGTCGAACTGA
- the rsfS gene encoding ribosome silencing factor, with translation MTNKEVLNGAEIVEVAKAALEDVKAQDIQVIDVRDKNSITDYMVIATGTSNRQINAMLDKVRENVKAKGLRPLGEEGKGDSDWVLLDLDTVIVHMMTASARQFYDLERLWAGAEQSRSASAAHHSPENSHEHFAKLNKDME, from the coding sequence ATGACGAACAAAGAAGTTTTGAATGGCGCTGAAATCGTCGAAGTGGCCAAGGCCGCACTGGAAGACGTCAAGGCCCAGGATATCCAGGTCATCGACGTCCGTGACAAGAACAGCATCACCGACTACATGGTGATCGCCACCGGTACCTCGAACCGCCAGATCAACGCGATGCTGGACAAGGTCCGCGAAAACGTGAAGGCCAAGGGCCTGCGCCCGCTGGGCGAGGAAGGCAAGGGCGACAGCGACTGGGTTCTGCTGGACCTGGACACCGTCATCGTCCACATGATGACCGCCTCGGCTCGCCAGTTCTACGACCTGGAGCGCCTGTGGGCCGGTGCCGAGCAGAGCCGTTCGGCCAGCGCCGCGCACCACAGCCCGGAAAACTCCCATGAGCACTTCGCCAAGCTCAACAAGGACATGGAATAA
- the rlmH gene encoding 23S rRNA (pseudouridine(1915)-N(3))-methyltransferase RlmH — MRLRLIAVGSRMPKWVEEGWHEYAKRLPSELALELVEIPLNTRGKNADVARFIRQEGEAMLAKVGPNERIVTLEVHGKPWSTEQLAVELDRWRLDSRTVNFMVGGPEGLAPEVCARADQRWSLSPLTLPHPLVRILIGEQLYRAWTVLSGHPYHK; from the coding sequence GTGCGTCTGCGTCTGATTGCCGTCGGTTCCCGCATGCCCAAGTGGGTGGAAGAGGGTTGGCATGAATATGCCAAGCGTCTGCCTTCCGAACTGGCGCTGGAACTGGTGGAGATACCGCTCAATACTCGGGGCAAGAATGCCGACGTGGCTCGCTTTATCCGTCAGGAAGGCGAAGCCATGCTGGCCAAGGTCGGCCCCAACGAGCGGATCGTCACGCTGGAAGTCCATGGCAAGCCCTGGAGTACCGAGCAACTGGCGGTCGAACTGGATCGCTGGCGCCTGGACTCGCGTACGGTCAACTTCATGGTCGGTGGCCCCGAGGGGCTGGCGCCGGAAGTCTGTGCGCGGGCCGACCAGCGTTGGTCGCTGTCGCCGCTGACGCTGCCGCACCCGCTGGTGCGGATCCTGATCGGCGAGCAGTTGTATCGCGCCTGGACCGTGCTGTCCGGCCACCCCTATCACAAGTAA
- the mrdA gene encoding penicillin-binding protein 2: MTQPIRLKDHEKDARLVRNRVVVGAVVVVLLICVLIARLYFLQVIQYDYHSTLSENNRVHVQSIPPPRGLIYDRNGVVVADNRPSFSLSMTRERAGNWQEVLDVIVEVLQLTPEDRVLFEKRMRQGRRPFEPVPILFELTEEQIARVAVNQFRLPGVEVVAQLVRHYPQGAHFAHSVGYMGRINEKEAKVLDSVNYSGTHHIGKTGIERFYEAELHGQVGYEEVETNARGRILRVLKRTDPVPGKDIILSLDIKLQEAAEEALGGRRGAVVALDPSTGEVLAMVSQPSFDPNLFVTGISFKAYAELRDSIDRPLFNRVLRGLYPPGSTIKPAVAIAGLDSGVVNASTRVFDPGYYELPNYDHKYRNWNRTGDGWVDLDTAIMRSNDTYFYDLAHKLGIDRLASYMNKFGLGQKVSLDMFEESPGLMPSREWKRTTRRQAWFPGETLILGIGQGYMQATPLQLAQATALVANKGVWNRPHLAKTIEGQRPKDDNPMPDIVLRNPSDWDKVNHGMQQVMHGARGTARKASVGAQYLIAGKSGTAQVVAIKQGEKYDRSKVLERHRDHALFVGFAPANNPKIVVAVMVENGESGSGVAAPVVRQVMDAWLLGPDGRLKPEYASTTTAEATP, translated from the coding sequence ATGACCCAGCCGATTCGCCTCAAGGATCACGAGAAAGACGCCCGCCTGGTGCGTAACCGTGTCGTGGTCGGCGCGGTGGTGGTCGTGCTGCTGATTTGTGTATTGATCGCCCGCCTGTATTTCCTGCAGGTGATCCAGTACGACTATCACTCGACCCTGTCGGAAAACAACCGCGTCCATGTGCAGTCGATCCCGCCACCGCGTGGCCTGATCTACGACCGCAACGGCGTGGTGGTGGCCGACAACCGGCCGAGCTTCAGCCTGAGCATGACCCGCGAGCGGGCCGGCAACTGGCAGGAAGTGCTGGATGTGATCGTCGAGGTGTTGCAACTGACGCCCGAGGATCGCGTGCTCTTCGAAAAACGCATGCGCCAGGGGCGCCGGCCGTTCGAGCCGGTGCCGATCCTGTTCGAGCTCACTGAAGAGCAGATCGCCCGGGTCGCGGTGAACCAGTTCCGCCTGCCAGGCGTCGAGGTGGTCGCCCAACTGGTGCGCCATTATCCACAGGGGGCGCACTTCGCCCATTCGGTGGGCTACATGGGGCGGATCAACGAGAAGGAGGCCAAGGTCCTCGACTCGGTGAACTACAGCGGCACCCACCATATCGGCAAGACCGGCATCGAGCGCTTCTACGAAGCCGAGCTGCATGGCCAGGTCGGCTACGAGGAAGTCGAGACCAACGCCCGCGGACGTATCCTCCGGGTACTCAAGCGAACCGACCCGGTGCCGGGCAAGGACATCATCCTGAGCCTGGACATCAAGCTGCAGGAGGCCGCCGAGGAAGCCCTCGGCGGTCGCCGTGGCGCGGTCGTGGCGCTCGATCCGAGCACCGGCGAGGTGCTGGCGATGGTCAGCCAGCCGAGCTTCGACCCGAACCTGTTCGTTACCGGCATCAGTTTCAAGGCCTACGCCGAGCTGCGTGACTCGATCGACCGGCCGTTGTTCAACCGGGTCCTGCGCGGCCTCTATCCACCGGGCTCGACCATCAAGCCGGCAGTGGCGATCGCCGGCCTGGACAGCGGCGTGGTCAACGCCTCGACGCGGGTCTTCGACCCCGGCTACTACGAGCTGCCGAACTACGACCACAAGTACCGCAACTGGAACCGTACCGGTGATGGCTGGGTCGACCTCGACACGGCGATCATGCGTTCCAACGACACCTACTTCTACGACCTGGCGCACAAGCTGGGCATCGACCGCCTGGCCAGCTACATGAACAAGTTCGGCCTGGGCCAGAAGGTCTCCCTGGACATGTTCGAGGAGTCGCCGGGGCTGATGCCGTCGCGTGAGTGGAAGCGCACCACGCGCCGCCAGGCCTGGTTCCCGGGTGAGACGCTGATTCTCGGGATCGGCCAGGGCTACATGCAGGCCACGCCGCTGCAACTGGCCCAGGCCACGGCCCTGGTGGCCAACAAGGGCGTGTGGAACCGGCCGCACCTGGCCAAGACCATCGAGGGCCAGCGGCCGAAGGATGACAACCCGATGCCGGATATCGTCCTGCGCAACCCGTCGGACTGGGACAAGGTCAACCACGGCATGCAGCAGGTGATGCACGGTGCCCGCGGTACCGCACGCAAGGCCTCGGTCGGCGCGCAGTACCTGATCGCCGGCAAGAGCGGTACGGCCCAGGTCGTGGCGATCAAGCAGGGCGAGAAATACGACCGCTCGAAGGTTCTGGAACGCCATCGCGACCACGCCCTGTTCGTCGGCTTTGCCCCGGCCAACAACCCGAAGATCGTCGTGGCGGTGATGGTCGAGAACGGTGAGTCCGGCTCCGGCGTCGCGGCGCCGGTGGTCCGCCAGGTGATGGACGCCTGGCTGCTGGGCCCTGATGGCCGGCTCAAACCTGAATATGCGAGCACTACTACCGCGGAGGCTACGCCTTGA
- the rodA gene encoding rod shape-determining protein RodA, translating into MRRRATLLQRLHIDGPLLVLLLTLAAGSLFVLYSASGKSWDLLIKQATSFGIGLVSMIVIAQFEPRFMARWVPLAYVLGVMLLVVVDVMGHNAMGATRWINIPGVIRFQPSEFMKILMPATIAWYLSKRTLPPQLKHVGISLMLIGVPFILIVRQPDLGTSLLVLAGGAFVLFMGGLRWRWILSVLAAAVPVAVGMWFFIMHDYQKQRILTFLDPESDPLGTGWNIIQSKAAIGSGGVFGKGWLLGTQSHLDFLPESHTDFIIAVMGEEFGLVGICVLLLLYLLLIGRGLMITAQAQTLFGKLLAGSLTMTFFVYVFVNIGMVSGLLPVVGVPLPFISYGGTSLVTLLSAFGILMSIHTHRKWIAQV; encoded by the coding sequence ATGCGCCGCCGGGCCACGTTGCTGCAGCGCCTGCACATCGACGGTCCGTTGCTGGTCCTGCTGCTGACCCTGGCGGCCGGCAGCCTGTTCGTCCTGTATTCGGCCAGCGGCAAAAGCTGGGACCTGTTGATCAAGCAGGCCACGTCCTTCGGCATCGGCCTGGTGTCGATGATCGTCATCGCCCAGTTCGAACCGAGGTTCATGGCCCGCTGGGTACCGCTGGCCTATGTGCTGGGGGTGATGCTGCTGGTGGTGGTGGACGTCATGGGCCACAACGCCATGGGCGCCACGCGCTGGATCAACATCCCCGGGGTGATTCGCTTCCAGCCGTCGGAATTCATGAAGATCCTGATGCCGGCGACCATCGCCTGGTACCTGTCCAAGCGCACCCTGCCGCCGCAGCTCAAGCATGTGGGGATCAGCCTGATGCTGATCGGCGTGCCCTTCATCCTGATCGTGCGCCAGCCCGACCTCGGCACCTCGCTGCTGGTCCTGGCCGGTGGTGCGTTCGTGCTGTTCATGGGCGGCCTGCGCTGGCGCTGGATCCTCAGCGTGCTGGCGGCGGCGGTGCCGGTGGCGGTGGGCATGTGGTTCTTCATCATGCACGACTACCAGAAGCAGCGGATCCTGACGTTCCTCGACCCGGAAAGCGACCCGCTGGGCACCGGCTGGAACATCATCCAGTCCAAGGCCGCCATCGGTTCCGGCGGCGTATTCGGCAAGGGCTGGCTGCTGGGCACCCAGTCGCACCTGGACTTCCTCCCGGAAAGCCATACCGACTTCATCATCGCGGTGATGGGCGAGGAGTTCGGTCTGGTGGGTATCTGCGTCCTGCTGCTGCTATATCTGTTGCTGATCGGTCGCGGGCTGATGATCACTGCCCAGGCCCAGACCCTGTTCGGCAAGTTGCTGGCAGGCAGTCTGACCATGACTTTCTTCGTTTATGTTTTCGTCAACATTGGTATGGTCAGCGGCCTGTTGCCCGTGGTGGGGGTGCCGCTGCCATTCATTAGCTACGGCGGAACTTCGCTGGTGACGCTGCTGTCAGCGTTTGGGATTTTGATGTCGATCCACACCCACCGTAAGTGGATCGCGCAGGTTTGA